In Halichondria panicea chromosome 17, odHalPani1.1, whole genome shotgun sequence, a single window of DNA contains:
- the LOC135351688 gene encoding adhesion G protein-coupled receptor E5-like, with amino-acid sequence MSNREKLDFERGYLLCVLCRSLWNMRNYMHINLCVSLILAQLMFVSGVTPHGGGGVVDPGCRTVAVLMHYLFLVSFMWMLMEGVVLYLALVKVFVKNQKKYIIGFTIFGYGAPLLYMGLCVPLGFTLYPEADYGYGYVQVSNSTQDNETTTQQTAVCWLNPHGYFIQTFIVPVVLVILANIGFFIMALVIMNRHAKKQTHKNRIQRTKYWLKSSVSLVTIMGLTWIIGLLVFEVPALFLLAYIFTIFFAFQGVAIFVIFVPLSKQVREAYSKWWRVKVAESEILSSYFSDLSFRNNSSSVNNGKTPSKNQRSSSNIYELESNIPKVAFELSVSLDTEGTKTPDITAPDYGFTFNITMIYPQGKSDRDVCIGSSGVQD; translated from the exons ATGTCAAATAGAGAAAAGTTGGACTTTGAACGAGGCTacttattgtgtgtgttgtgcaggTCTCTCTGGAATATGCGTAACTACATGCACATCAACTTGTGTGTGAGTCTAATTCTGGCACAGCTGATGTTTGTGAGTGGGGTAACCCCTCacgggggagggggtgtggtggaTCCTGGTTGTCGGACGGTAGCAGTTCTCATGCACTACTTGTTCCTGGTGTCCTTCATGTGGATGCTcatggagggggtggtcttgTATTTGGCCCTCGTCAAAGTCTTTGTCAAAAATCAGAAAAAATACATAATCGGCTTCACAATTTTCGGTTATG GTGCCCCTCTGCTGTACATGGGTCTCTGTGTTCCCCTGGGCTTTACTCTATACCCTGAGGCAGACTATGGCTATGGCTATGTACAAGTCAGTAACAGCACTCAGGACAATGAGACCACCACCCAACAGACcgctgt CTGCTGGTTGAACCCTCATGGCTACTTCATACAGACGTTCATTGTACCAGTTGTGTTGGTCATTTTGGCAAATATTGGCTTCTTCATCATGGCACTAGTGATTATGAACAGACATGCAAAGAAGCAGACGCACAAGAATAGAATACAGAGAACAAA ATATTGGTTAAAGTCTTCAGTTTCCTTGGTAACCATCATGGGTTTGACATGGATCATTG GTCTTCTGGTGTTCGAGGTACCTGCTCTTTTCCTGCTGGCGTACATCTTCACGATCTTTTTTGCCTTCCAAGGAGTGGCCATCTTCGTTATATTTGTGCCCCTCTCCAAGCAAGTGAGAGAGGCCTACTCAAAATGGTGGAGGGTTAAAGTGGCAGAGTCTGAAATTCTCAGCAGTTACTTTAGTGACTTGTCATTCAGAAACAACAGCAGTTCA GTAAACAATGGTAAGACCCCCTCTAAAAATCAGCGTAGCTCATCAAATATTTATGAGCTGGAGTCCAATATACCAAAAGTGGCTTTTGAGTTGAGTGTGTCACTGGATACAGAAGGGACCAAGACTCCTGACATTACTGCTCCTGACTATGGGTTCACTTTCAACATCACTATGATATACCCTCAGGGCAAATCAG atCGAGATGTCTGCATTGGGAGCAGTGGAGTGCAGGATTGA